Part of the Aquimarina sp. TRL1 genome, TGACTTATTTTTTCGATGATCTGTTTCAAAAACCAAAAATTAGTCTGGTTATATGAAAAGCGAGCTCCTGTTTCGAAGAGAAGCGGTTTTTGAGTGATTTCTGTATGTATTTGCTCATCTGATAGTAACGGTTGATTTTTGATGTCTTTGTATTCAGGGAGACCCGAAGAGTGTGATAAAAGGTGTTTTACTTTTATTTTTTTCCAGGGATCCGGGAGTTTTTCTATAAATAAGCCGATGGAGTCCTCAAGTGACAGTTGATTTCTTTCTATTAACTGGAATACTGCGACTGAAGTAATTAACTTAGAAGTCGAATAGATCCGGAATAAGGTACTGTCCGTTACAGGAACTTTATGAGCCAGATTAGCCAGACCGTAATTTTTCTGGTGTAGCATTTGTCCATTCTGGATAACGGCTATAGCCATTCCGGGGATTTCATCTGCCTGCATTAGGCGTTTGATATAGGTATCTATTTCCTGATGATAAGAAGGAGTTTCTTCATTAGAGGAGCTTTTTGGAGCGCAGGAAAAGCTTAGAAGTATACCTAGTAAACTTCCTGTGAATAGGAGTGTTCTTAGTTGCATGATGTTTTCTTTTTTTGATTGATGATGAATTGTTAGCCAATAGGTCATAAAAAACACTGTTTTGTTACATAATGTATCTTCATTATCAGAGAGGTACCTGTTATTAGTGGTTTTTTCGAAATAAGGACTGATTTTCTATACAGTATCAATACACTTGTTCTGAAATTGAAAATTTGTTTCTAAGAAATGTCTTGTGGGCTTACCACGAGGTAGTTTATTATTGAATGCAGAGTGATTAGAGAAGAGAGTACCGTTGTTTTTAGTAGTTAAGGAGAATGTGATTCGATTTTAAATTTTAGTGATTTTAATAAACGAGTTTCAAAATCCGTAATAATACTTCCAGCCCAAAAGTTGGCATATCCATTCATTTTTGAGCTCAGCGTATATTGACAAGCGAGTTTTAACTCGGTGGTGGTAGGCGATTGTTTGGAAAGGGTGTAAGAGATGTTTTCAAAGGTAAAGGACTCGCTTTTTAATAAAAGATTATCGGTAGGAAGATCTCTTAATTCAGATTCATTGATATGGATTTTAAATTCCAGGTAGTTTAGAGTATCTACTGTAGCAAGTGTCTCATAGAGTTTTAATCGATTGGAAAAATACCCTATTCTGTAGGTTGTTCCATTGACGATTTCGAGTTTGGACTTTACAGGTCTGGGAACCCCGATATAATTAAAAAAACCTTTTTGATATTCACTGTCTTTAATTTCGGGAACTTCTATCAGATAAGACCAAACAGTTTGACGATCAGCTTCGATGAGTATTTTAGATGTTACAGTGTAGGTTGTCAGGGTATTAGGGATAAAAGATTCCAGGGGACTAAGCAGAAAGGGCAATGCGACAATAGCGTATAGTTTTTTAGAATATCTTTTTTTGATAAGAGGAGCCAGTGCAGTACCGACAATTCCGGCAGTTATTAAAAAAGGAAGAGCGATGATTAGAATACAAAGCCAGTCTTCAAAACCGCTGGATAATGTAAAGATGAAAAAAAGTAACACACTCAAAAATGGAAAAACGAATTGTTTCCATTTTGATGTTAGAATTTCTTTTTTAGCAAATAGCATCGGAATGATGGAAATAACGAGGGGAAGTACCCAAAGAAAAGAAAGAGAATAGCTATTGTAGTAGTCATGAATAGCCGTATTGTGATTTCCTGAGCCTGAGATTCCTCTGACGAGCAAACCGTATAAGCCCCCCAGGATGATTCCGATGTATTGTTTGTATTTCACTTGTTTTTTCTGATAAATGCTAAGGGGTTTTGTTGCACAAAATCAGCCATGATTTTCTGCCGTAGCCGAAAGATAGTGAATTGCAATAAATTCCGTTAAGGAGTTCAACTGCAATGAGCCATACACGATGTGATATACGTTCGGCTTTCGTTCTTATTCCACTTGTTTTTTACTAGTAATCCGCTGGAATCGATTTAGTTTATGGTTGGCTGTTTTATTTGGATATAAGAAAACCCCTTGTCGTTTTTTCCTAGTACACTAACCTTTATACGATCTGTATCTATTCTTTTGTATTGAATTTTTTTGGGAAAATCGTGATTGATATTTTCAAAGGATAGGTATTCATTGTTGTCAGGATTTAAAATAAACTCAATCGTTTTTCCGTCATTTTGATTGAGGACTGTCGCTCCATATACTAAGTGATCCCCAACATTTTTAATCGTTAATGTTTCAGAGATGATTTTTTTATGTTTCACAAGTTTATATGAATACCCAACAAGTCCGCCTTTTGGGTGCTTTTCCCAAAATTCGTACTGTTCTTTCCCTTCCTTTTTCCACGTTCCGACGAAAAAGTCCAATTTAGATGTTTTGTTTTCGTTACAGGATGCCAAAAGGAATAGCAGACAAATGGCAGATAGTATTTTTATGTTTGATGATTTGTAAATTCCAATTTTCATAAGTGTTTTAATTATTGTTGCAAGTTACCTTTATTACTATGTTTTAAACTTGTTTTATGCCTAGAAATATATCGTATTTTTAGTTGGTGCACAGGGGGTAATGTGTACGTTGGAGTTAGACAAATATACCTGAATCTATCGATTTTTCTGCGCATTTTTATTCCCCAGTAAGACGGATAAAAAAATGAGTGCAGTACAGAGGAGAAATACCTTTTGATCTGGTACTAAACTATTCTGGTTTTGTATAAACTGTTGT contains:
- a CDS encoding DUF6265 family protein, with amino-acid sequence MKIGIYKSSNIKILSAICLLFLLASCNENKTSKLDFFVGTWKKEGKEQYEFWEKHPKGGLVGYSYKLVKHKKIISETLTIKNVGDHLVYGATVLNQNDGKTIEFILNPDNNEYLSFENINHDFPKKIQYKRIDTDRIKVSVLGKNDKGFSYIQIKQPTIN